Part of the Saccharomyces kudriavzevii IFO 1802 strain IFO1802 genome assembly, chromosome: 8 genome is shown below.
TATTGGTTTATGCCTTCTCCACACAAATATGCGAAGGGGTCAAGCATTACTTAGATGGCTTGTTTTTTGGAAGCATCTGTAACATCTTTACATTGATGATGGTTTACAAGACCTGGGATATGACTACCGATGATGACCTGGAATTTGGGGTAAGCGTGAACAAGGACGGCGACGTCGTGTATGATAATGGATTTATGTGAAACTTTCTATTTTCCATTACCATATATAGAAAATACGTGTATATTTTACTTTATTCTAATACAGCAGGACTATAATCAAATTAAAACCGCTACTAAACTTCTATGAATGTTCTCAAACTTACGGAGGTGTGTAAGAAAACAGACTTCAAATCAATGAACGTAGTTGTTACGACACTATAATGCTTGCGCACCTTTTGGCATCGAACACAAAATCAAGGTGCTCAATGCCAACTAGTTACAACGACCACGTTGGCAAAGTCACTTTAAAAATTGGATAGTCGTGCCATGTTTATTAAGCAAGATGACGAATAATCTTCAGCTGAGAAGCACAAACGAGTATCTTAGCCTCTATCCGGTTCTCctgaaaatttcctttCATTGTTCATTAGTACATGTCGCTAGAAGTCCCCTAATGGGAGGGAAATTTCGTACTTTTTAAACGCTGTGCGGGTTCAAATACTTCTCGCTGGTCTCTTTTCTGTTTACACTTTTGCCCGAATGTAAATAAACATTTTACGAAAAGTAAACAAGgtagtaaaaaaaaaaatgaagccATTGCTGTTAATGCGACTAGATGTAAGACCACCTTCAGAGAAAAGAGAGCAGGATCCCTAGAAAATCGTTCCGGTTAGGTGAGGAGCAATAAATGATTTCTTTTAGGGTAGcgaataataaaaacacAAAAGAACCAGCAATCTTAGCTGCTCCTCAAAGGAAATACTTACTCTAGAAGACGATGAAAATCTTGTTCACACCTGCTAAGTATATAAGGAAGAAACTTTTCTCATTCATTCTTTCCCTTGAATCTAGTCAATGCTTATTGGTAGAACCACAGAAAAAACAGCTATATTAAACTCCATAAGTAGACAGCAACACTGAAGCCAAAGAAAACTATACAGTTTCAATTCCAACTATAACCATTCTTTCAAgcgttatttttttgttgacTCACATTTTTAGAACTTTAAGCTAACTCCAGTCATTCCTTACTATATTTTGTTATAAActctttatcaaaagagCTAACCACAGTCACTCCTTAAAATCTTTTGTCAATATAAATCTCTTTCATAGATTTGACAAAGCCACTCCTTTAAATTTACTATTTTAACAAGAAACAAACGCAATgaaattcaatttcatcacTATAgtcaatattttatttcttctgttttccTCAATCGAAGCCAATAGCAACGGGGAAACAGTTAAACTTATTACTTCCGACGGAATTGTCTACAGTTATGCTGTCTACACCAAAACTCTTGCGCCAGCAAGAGTTGTGGTTAAAACCATTTCCTATACTACTACCAGAGTATATCCAATCACTTTAGCAAATTCGGTTGTCTCTTCCactactgaaaaaataacagAGATCTCGACAGTATCGGCTTCAGAACAAGTTAGTGCCACTCAGACAGATTCATTAGTTGCTTCTTCTAGTGTTCCCACTACTCTATCGGCCTTTTCTagttctttgatttcttccaCCTCCACATCTTCTATCGAATCATCCCAAAACATTCAATCGTCAAGTACGCCTGCTGGCACAGCAGAACCTTCTGCGTCCTCCATTTCCACTCTTGTTCCATCACCCCTCCCCTCCCAGTCTTCGGAAGCATCTTTGAAAGCTTCTTCCTCTCCTGTGTCATcatcctcctcctccttttcctcctcgttatctttttcttctccatcgccatcatcatcttctttttccacTATTATAACATTGGCGCCATCCAGCTCAAAGTATGAGAGCTCTCAATCTACTTCAACATTGTCGCTTTCTACTTCCTCTGTTGAATCGTCCCAAACAGGATCTACTGCAACAAGAACTACTCTGACACAATCTTCCATAACAGATACAACCTCCGGGACAACAACATCTATGCCATTtcaatcttcttctgcGCAGTCAATATCTGTCTCAAACTCAGATGGCACTTGTTATGTCTTTtacgatgacgatgaataTTATAGTACTGTCTACTTAACTAGCCCATCACAATCTGTCGATGCGGCCACCACTATAACGAGCACAAATACAATCTATGCCACTGTTATCATTTAGTGTTTAAGCATTAGTGATCCgttgctttttttttgtttatccACAGGCGTATTTTTTCCACTATTTTCTCTTAAGAAAGTAAAAGACAGTATTATCTATTCATTTGTTCCCTGATGTTTTATAACCAGgttttctaaatttttatttcatttttttttcataatcttttcaacttatattttcaaatattatACATGATATATAATGTAACTCaatgtttttcaagtttatCTTAATTAATTTAGGTTTTGCTC
Proteins encoded:
- the DSE2 gene encoding Dse2p (similar to Saccharomyces cerevisiae DSE2 (YHR143W); ancestral locus Anc_2.90), with translation MKFNFITIVNILFLLFSSIEANSNGETVKLITSDGIVYSYAVYTKTLAPARVVVKTISYTTTRVYPITLANSVVSSTTEKITEISTVSASEQVSATQTDSLVASSSVPTTLSAFSSSLISSTSTSSIESSQNIQSSSTPAGTAEPSASSISTLVPSPLPSQSSEASLKASSSPVSSSSSSFSSSLSFSSPSPSSSSFSTIITLAPSSSKYESSQSTSTLSLSTSSVESSQTGSTATRTTLTQSSITDTTSGTTTSMPFQSSSAQSISVSNSDGTCYVFYDDDEYYSTVYLTSPSQSVDAATTITSTNTIYATVII